A genome region from Crossiella equi includes the following:
- a CDS encoding TetR/AcrR family transcriptional regulator, whose translation MSPRRSAAQAQATRGRILGRAAEIASEEGLDGITIGRLAEELGMSKSGVHKHFGTKETLQISTLDKAFVDFWHRVVEPALARPPGLRRLRVVCANSVDYLEAPLLPGGCLMTAALSEYDSRPGAVRDAVAEVWSRWQAQLRVDLVAAVDGGELPAGFDVDQALFEILAAGLALNAAMQLQRDRGAADRARRAIARALEQTLPAR comes from the coding sequence ATGTCACCACGACGTTCAGCGGCGCAGGCGCAGGCCACTCGTGGCCGGATCCTGGGCCGGGCCGCCGAGATCGCCTCCGAGGAGGGGCTGGACGGCATCACCATCGGCCGTCTCGCCGAGGAGCTGGGGATGAGCAAGTCCGGGGTGCACAAGCACTTCGGCACCAAGGAGACGCTGCAGATCTCCACCCTGGACAAGGCGTTCGTGGACTTCTGGCACCGGGTGGTCGAGCCCGCGCTGGCCCGGCCGCCGGGGCTGCGGCGGCTGCGGGTGGTGTGCGCCAACTCCGTGGACTACCTGGAGGCGCCCCTGCTGCCCGGCGGCTGCCTGATGACCGCGGCGCTCAGCGAGTACGACAGTCGCCCCGGCGCGGTCCGCGACGCGGTGGCCGAGGTGTGGTCGCGCTGGCAGGCCCAGCTCCGGGTGGACCTGGTCGCGGCGGTGGACGGCGGCGAGCTGCCCGCCGGGTTCGACGTCGACCAGGCGCTGTTCGAGATCCTCGCCGCCGGGCTGGCGCTCAACGCGGCCATGCAGCTCCAGCGCGACCGGGGCGCCGCGGACCGGGCCCGCCGCGCGATCGCCCGGGCCCTCGAACAGACCTTACCTGCGAGGTAA
- a CDS encoding MBL fold metallo-hydrolase: MRVRRLGWAGLELEAGGKRLVIDYVRDLSPLFTGWRPGEGLLAPSGRVDFALLTHLHRDHTDAAALAEVLKPGAPVLRPAPGYGDEVDNVTTLPAEGELAEHGLAAETVAEWESRDLGPFQVTAVPAVDGLGDPQLNWVVRADGQRVFHGGDTMFHGSWWLIARRFSPFDAVFLPANGAVVDAPHLQPPSPLPAAMGPEQAAAAAEILDARYAVPMHYESEQPDKIAGYVEVADPETEFRTHAGKRAHVLAIGDWLDLA, encoded by the coding sequence ATGCGGGTACGACGACTGGGCTGGGCCGGACTGGAGCTCGAAGCGGGCGGTAAGCGGCTGGTGATCGACTACGTGCGGGACCTGTCCCCGCTGTTCACGGGCTGGCGCCCAGGTGAGGGTCTGCTGGCGCCGAGCGGGCGGGTCGACTTCGCGCTCCTCACCCACCTGCACCGGGACCACACCGACGCGGCCGCGCTGGCGGAGGTGCTCAAGCCGGGAGCGCCGGTGCTGCGCCCGGCACCCGGGTACGGCGACGAGGTGGACAACGTGACCACGCTGCCCGCCGAAGGCGAGCTGGCCGAGCACGGGCTGGCCGCCGAGACCGTGGCCGAGTGGGAAAGCCGCGACCTCGGGCCGTTCCAGGTCACGGCGGTGCCCGCGGTGGACGGGCTGGGCGACCCGCAGCTGAACTGGGTGGTGCGGGCCGACGGGCAGCGGGTCTTCCACGGTGGCGACACGATGTTCCACGGCTCCTGGTGGCTCATCGCACGCCGGTTCAGCCCGTTCGACGCGGTGTTCCTGCCCGCCAACGGCGCGGTGGTCGACGCGCCGCACCTCCAGCCGCCGAGCCCGCTGCCCGCCGCGATGGGGCCGGAGCAGGCCGCCGCGGCGGCGGAGATCCTGGACGCCCGGTACGCGGTGCCGATGCACTACGAGTCCGAGCAGCCGGACAAGATCGCGGGCTACGTCGAGGTCGCCGACCCGGAGACCGAGTTCCGCACGCACGCCGGGAAGCGCGCCCACGTACTGGCCATCGGCGACTGGCTCGACCTGGCCTGA
- a CDS encoding sugar O-acetyltransferase translates to MSAHKDRMLAGELYRDNDPELVAERRHCQRLLDEFNATRSGEEERRGRILHELLGELGEGSWVMPRFQCDYGYLIRMGRNSFLNYDAILMDCAPITIGDDVSIGPRAQLLTALHPVTDHELRRQRWETAAPITIGDNAWLGGGVIVCPGVTIGANTVVGAGSVVTKSLPEKVLAVGNPARVIRDL, encoded by the coding sequence ATGAGTGCCCACAAGGACCGCATGCTCGCGGGCGAGCTCTACCGCGACAACGACCCCGAGCTGGTGGCCGAGCGACGCCACTGCCAGCGCCTGCTGGACGAGTTCAACGCCACCCGCTCCGGCGAGGAGGAGCGCCGCGGCCGGATCCTGCACGAGCTGCTGGGCGAGCTGGGGGAGGGCTCGTGGGTCATGCCGCGCTTCCAGTGCGACTACGGCTACCTGATCCGCATGGGCCGCAACAGCTTCCTCAACTACGACGCCATCCTCATGGACTGCGCCCCGATCACCATCGGCGACGACGTCTCCATCGGCCCGCGCGCCCAGCTGCTCACCGCCCTGCACCCGGTCACCGACCACGAGCTGCGCCGCCAGCGCTGGGAGACCGCCGCGCCCATCACCATCGGCGACAACGCCTGGCTCGGTGGCGGCGTGATCGTCTGCCCCGGCGTGACCATCGGTGCCAACACCGTGGTCGGGGCGGGCAGCGTGGTGACCAAGTCCCTGCCGGAGAAGGTCCTGGCCGTGGGCAACCCCGCCCGGGTGATCCGGGACCTCTGA
- a CDS encoding ABC transporter ATP-binding protein, giving the protein MTLLELRGLTVSYGSSRGPVPAVRGVDLTLEAGQTLGMAGESGCGKSTLAMSVLRLLPKSATIGGEILLDGEDVRTMSWGRLRAVRWAQASVVFQGAMHGLNPVRRVGEQIAEPILVHKGAGADSTRPSDVDRAVAELLERVGLPARHAKAYPHELSGGQKQRVMIALALACKPRLIIADEPTTALDVMVQAQVLDLLAELVAEHGIGLMMISHDLSVLAQTCQRLAVMYAGRVVELGPSREVTQAPVHPYSAALTAAFPTIGDPASRMAPRGLPGDPPDPGDLPGGCPFHPRCGVAQPECATVDIALRPAGTDHVAACVHAGVPSEVTR; this is encoded by the coding sequence ATGACCCTGTTGGAACTGCGCGGGCTCACCGTCTCCTACGGCTCCAGCCGCGGCCCGGTGCCCGCCGTGCGCGGCGTGGACCTGACCCTGGAGGCCGGGCAGACCCTCGGCATGGCGGGGGAGTCCGGCTGCGGCAAGTCCACCCTCGCGATGTCGGTGCTGCGGCTGCTGCCCAAGTCCGCGACGATCGGCGGGGAGATCCTGCTCGACGGCGAGGACGTGCGCACCATGTCCTGGGGCAGGCTGCGCGCGGTGCGCTGGGCGCAGGCCTCGGTGGTCTTCCAGGGCGCCATGCACGGCCTCAACCCCGTGCGCCGGGTGGGCGAGCAGATCGCCGAGCCGATCCTGGTGCACAAGGGCGCGGGCGCGGACTCCACCCGTCCCTCCGATGTGGACCGGGCCGTGGCCGAGCTGCTGGAACGGGTCGGGCTGCCCGCCCGGCACGCCAAGGCCTACCCGCACGAGCTCTCCGGTGGGCAGAAGCAGCGCGTGATGATCGCCCTGGCACTGGCCTGCAAACCGCGCCTGATCATCGCCGACGAGCCCACCACCGCGCTGGACGTGATGGTGCAGGCCCAGGTGCTGGACCTGCTGGCCGAGCTGGTCGCCGAACACGGCATCGGGCTGATGATGATCAGCCACGACCTGTCCGTGCTGGCCCAGACCTGCCAGCGGCTGGCGGTGATGTACGCCGGGCGCGTGGTCGAGCTCGGCCCCTCCCGCGAGGTCACCCAGGCGCCGGTGCACCCCTACAGCGCCGCGCTCACCGCCGCCTTCCCCACCATCGGGGACCCGGCCTCCCGGATGGCCCCGCGCGGGCTGCCCGGTGACCCGCCCGACCCGGGCGACCTGCCCGGCGGCTGCCCGTTCCACCCGCGCTGCGGCGTCGCCCAGCCCGAGTGCGCCACCGTGGACATCGCGCTGCGCCCGGCCGGTACCGACCACGTCGCCGCGTGCGTGCACGCCGGTGTCCCCTCGGAGGTCACCCGATGA
- a CDS encoding ABC transporter permease, with protein MSAPTARALAWQRRRAAVARTWREFASDKGGLVGLGVLVLISLLALLAPVLTDATGLDVTRATGRPLESPSGQYWLGTDENGRSVLLLAWWGARVSLTVGLSAAVLTMVIGTLIGVLAGHFGGWIAAVLMRVTDFFLVLPSLILAIALSSVLDRGMVTIVFAIGLTSWPSAARLMRAQTLAVEARPYIERARALGGGHGHLITRHVLPSTLPLVFAETTLTVASSIIAESTLSFLGLGDPTQVTWGQMLRSALNSGAVSASAWWYVLPPGIGIVVVVLAFTLCGRALETVLNPRLRNGGGR; from the coding sequence ATGAGCGCCCCCACCGCCCGCGCCCTCGCCTGGCAGCGCCGCCGGGCCGCCGTGGCCCGCACCTGGCGCGAGTTCGCCTCCGACAAGGGCGGCCTGGTCGGCCTCGGCGTGCTGGTGCTGATCAGCCTGCTCGCGCTGCTGGCCCCGGTGCTCACCGACGCCACCGGCCTGGACGTCACCCGCGCCACCGGCCGTCCGCTGGAGTCCCCGAGCGGGCAGTACTGGCTGGGCACCGACGAGAACGGGCGCTCGGTGCTGCTGCTGGCCTGGTGGGGCGCACGCGTCTCGCTGACCGTCGGCCTGTCCGCGGCCGTGCTCACCATGGTCATCGGCACCCTCATCGGCGTGCTGGCCGGGCACTTCGGCGGCTGGATCGCCGCGGTGCTCATGCGTGTCACCGACTTCTTCCTGGTGCTGCCGTCCCTGATCCTGGCCATCGCGCTGAGCAGCGTGCTGGACCGGGGCATGGTCACCATCGTCTTCGCCATCGGCCTCACCTCCTGGCCCAGCGCCGCCCGGCTGATGCGCGCCCAGACCCTGGCCGTGGAGGCCCGGCCCTACATCGAACGCGCCCGCGCGCTCGGCGGCGGCCACGGCCACCTGATCACCCGGCACGTGCTGCCCTCCACGCTGCCCCTGGTCTTCGCCGAGACCACCCTGACCGTGGCCAGCTCGATCATCGCCGAGTCCACGCTGTCCTTCCTCGGCCTGGGCGACCCGACCCAGGTCACCTGGGGCCAGATGCTGCGCTCGGCGCTCAACAGCGGCGCGGTCTCGGCCAGCGCCTGGTGGTACGTGCTGCCGCCCGGCATCGGCATCGTGGTCGTGGTGCTGGCCTTCACCCTGTGCGGCCGCGCGCTGGAGACCGTGCTCAACCCCCGGCTGCGCAACGGAGGCGGACGATGA
- a CDS encoding ABC transporter permease, whose translation MTDLLAPAEQLEPSGPATRRKSTGAVRYVLGKLGGALLSVLFVVALGFLLFRVIPGDPVVTMTRGRPVGAEQIAALRAEFGLDQPLWVQFFRYFGDVLQGDLGTSYTYSRPVADLILERLWPTVLLVGTGTVLAVCIGLFLGIRSAWRHNSRFDKLATGSALTLWSVPTFWLGMVLLMATGKLFPSGGLTDPSTPPGFFPQLLDIAHHLVLPCLTFTAVVFAQYQLVMRSALLEEMGADYLNTARAKGLTDDQVRGRHAVPNAMLPTTTLIFLRLGLVVQGAITVETVFSWPGLGWLLYEGLSAPDFPVLQGVFLVLAASVVVMNVFADLVYRVLDPRVRAA comes from the coding sequence GTGACCGATCTGCTCGCACCGGCCGAGCAGCTCGAACCCTCGGGCCCGGCCACGAGGAGGAAGTCCACCGGAGCCGTGCGCTACGTGCTCGGCAAGCTCGGTGGCGCGCTGCTCAGCGTCCTCTTCGTGGTCGCGCTCGGGTTCCTGCTGTTCCGGGTGATCCCCGGCGACCCCGTCGTCACCATGACCAGGGGCCGACCTGTCGGCGCCGAGCAGATCGCCGCGCTGCGCGCCGAGTTCGGCCTGGACCAACCGCTGTGGGTGCAGTTCTTCCGCTACTTCGGCGACGTCCTCCAGGGCGACCTCGGCACCTCCTACACCTACAGCCGCCCCGTGGCCGACCTCATCCTGGAACGCCTCTGGCCGACCGTCCTGCTCGTGGGCACCGGCACGGTCCTCGCGGTCTGCATCGGCCTGTTCCTCGGCATCCGGTCGGCCTGGCGGCACAACAGCCGCTTCGACAAGCTCGCCACCGGCTCCGCGCTCACCCTGTGGTCGGTGCCGACGTTCTGGCTGGGCATGGTGCTGCTGATGGCCACGGGCAAGCTCTTCCCCTCCGGCGGCCTGACCGACCCCTCGACCCCGCCCGGGTTCTTCCCCCAGCTGCTGGACATCGCCCACCACCTGGTGCTGCCGTGCCTGACCTTCACCGCGGTGGTCTTCGCCCAGTACCAGCTGGTGATGCGCTCGGCGCTGCTGGAGGAGATGGGCGCGGACTACCTCAACACCGCCCGCGCCAAGGGCCTGACCGACGACCAGGTGCGCGGCAGGCACGCGGTGCCCAACGCCATGCTGCCCACCACCACGCTGATCTTCCTGCGACTGGGCCTGGTCGTGCAGGGCGCGATCACCGTGGAGACCGTGTTCTCCTGGCCGGGCCTGGGCTGGCTGCTCTACGAAGGCCTCAGCGCCCCCGACTTCCCCGTGCTGCAAGGAGTGTTCCTCGTGCTGGCCGCGAGCGTGGTGGTCATGAACGTCTTCGCCGACCTCGTCTACCGCGTGCTCGACCCCCGGGTGCGTGCGGCATGA
- a CDS encoding ABC transporter substrate-binding protein, producing the protein MTSARRVRGLLGAILAGAMFTAPAMLAAAPAATAQQQAPTVLRVALLQSIDTLNPFLAVLQSSTEIGRLMYDFLTAYKAEDNTPTEGLAQKWEPSPDKLTWTFTIRDGAKWSDGQPITAKDVAFTYNLIRTNETAATANGSFVTNFESVTASPDGKQVVIKTKTPQATMLALDVPIVPEHVWSKVTDIKGYTNEQQPVVSSGPFLLTEHKPEQFVKFKANKDYWRGAPKYDELHFIYFKNSDAAVQALRKGEIDLVNRLTAAQYQSLQNDSTLKLNKANGRRFAELVVNPGAATKDGAPIGDGHPALREPKVRQAIAAAIDPKQLVDRVLQGYGQVGGGFLPPVFPDYHLSREDTGLKFDPAGANAALDGLGYARAEGGVRVGKDGRPLNFRLYARNDRPNDITSAEYVKRWLSDIGIGVDVQTISGNQMNERTTGGQYDIAFSGWGTNPDPDYILSLHTCAQRPGADGKGGTTDAYLCDKAYDDLYQAQLTEFDRAKRADLVKQAQKVALGQAASIVLYYENALEAYRADTFSSFTLQPSNGGVIREQNGVWGYYGATPVAKSGTASEGGGNTALIIGIVVAVVVIGAVAIVLVRRRSATADDRE; encoded by the coding sequence ATGACCTCGGCACGCAGGGTGCGTGGACTGCTCGGCGCGATACTCGCCGGAGCGATGTTCACCGCACCCGCCATGCTCGCCGCCGCGCCCGCGGCCACGGCCCAACAACAGGCACCCACGGTGCTCCGGGTGGCGCTGCTGCAGAGCATCGACACCCTCAACCCGTTCCTCGCCGTCCTCCAGTCCTCCACGGAGATCGGCAGGCTGATGTATGACTTCCTCACCGCCTACAAGGCCGAGGACAACACGCCCACCGAAGGCCTGGCCCAGAAGTGGGAGCCCTCGCCGGACAAGCTGACCTGGACCTTCACCATCCGCGACGGCGCGAAGTGGTCCGACGGCCAGCCCATCACGGCCAAGGACGTGGCCTTCACCTACAACCTCATCCGCACCAACGAGACCGCCGCCACCGCCAACGGCAGCTTCGTCACCAACTTCGAGTCCGTGACCGCCTCGCCGGACGGCAAGCAGGTGGTCATCAAGACCAAGACGCCCCAGGCCACCATGCTGGCCCTGGACGTCCCGATCGTGCCCGAGCACGTCTGGTCCAAGGTCACCGACATCAAGGGCTACACCAACGAGCAGCAGCCGGTGGTCTCCAGCGGCCCGTTCCTGCTCACCGAGCACAAGCCCGAGCAGTTCGTGAAGTTCAAGGCGAACAAGGACTACTGGCGCGGCGCCCCCAAGTACGACGAGCTGCACTTCATCTACTTCAAGAACAGCGACGCGGCCGTCCAGGCGCTGCGCAAGGGTGAGATCGACCTGGTCAACCGCCTCACCGCGGCCCAGTACCAGTCGCTGCAGAACGACAGCACCCTCAAGCTCAACAAGGCCAACGGCCGCCGCTTCGCCGAGCTCGTGGTCAACCCCGGCGCGGCCACCAAGGACGGCGCCCCCATCGGCGACGGCCACCCCGCCCTGCGCGAGCCCAAGGTCCGCCAGGCCATCGCCGCCGCCATCGACCCCAAGCAGCTGGTCGACCGCGTGCTCCAGGGCTACGGCCAGGTCGGCGGCGGGTTCCTCCCGCCGGTCTTCCCCGACTACCACCTCTCCCGCGAGGACACCGGCCTGAAGTTCGACCCGGCCGGTGCCAACGCCGCGCTGGACGGCCTGGGCTACGCCCGCGCCGAGGGCGGCGTGCGCGTGGGCAAGGACGGGCGGCCGCTCAACTTCCGCCTCTACGCCCGCAACGACCGGCCCAACGACATCACCAGCGCCGAGTACGTCAAGCGCTGGCTGTCCGACATCGGCATCGGCGTGGACGTGCAGACCATCTCGGGCAACCAGATGAACGAGCGCACCACCGGCGGCCAGTACGACATCGCCTTCTCCGGCTGGGGCACCAACCCCGACCCGGACTACATCCTGTCGCTGCACACCTGCGCCCAGCGCCCTGGCGCCGACGGCAAGGGCGGCACCACCGACGCCTACCTGTGCGACAAGGCCTACGACGACCTCTACCAGGCCCAGCTCACCGAGTTCGACCGCGCCAAGCGCGCCGACCTGGTCAAGCAGGCCCAGAAGGTCGCCCTCGGCCAGGCCGCCAGCATCGTCCTGTACTACGAGAACGCGCTCGAGGCCTACCGCGCCGACACCTTCTCCTCCTTCACCCTCCAGCCCAGCAACGGGGGCGTGATCCGCGAGCAGAACGGCGTGTGGGGCTACTACGGCGCCACCCCGGTCGCCAAGTCCGGCACCGCCTCCGAAGGCGGCGGCAACACCGCGCTGATCATCGGCATCGTGGTGGCCGTCGTGGTCATCGGTGCCGTGGCCATCGTGCTCGTCCGCCGCCGTTCCGCCACCGCCGACGACCGGGAGTAA
- a CDS encoding M55 family metallopeptidase, whose translation MRILISADMEGVTGVTWGGDVKPGSPGWERFRPVFTGDVNACIAGLLTGGATDILVNEAHSSQRNLLIEDLDPRARMLTGRHKPLSMMQGVDSGVDGVVFLGYHAAAGQQGVLAHTYLENSITGVWLDGELASEGRLNAALAAEHGVPVLMITGDDQCCEDAAQYVPEAELVAVKECVSRYAAICLPPKVSWELITAAAERSMARAGRRDKAPGPHRIEVEFDAAHLAMAAAVIPTVEQVGVLRVGFDAPDMTEAMKCFKIVTAIAGGATEPEWG comes from the coding sequence GTGCGCATTCTGATCTCGGCCGACATGGAGGGCGTCACCGGGGTGACCTGGGGCGGGGACGTCAAGCCGGGCTCGCCCGGCTGGGAACGCTTCCGCCCGGTGTTCACCGGTGACGTCAACGCCTGCATCGCTGGTCTGCTGACTGGTGGAGCGACTGACATTCTGGTCAACGAGGCCCATTCCTCGCAGCGGAACCTGCTGATCGAGGACCTGGACCCGCGGGCCCGCATGCTGACGGGCCGGCACAAGCCGCTGTCGATGATGCAGGGCGTGGACTCCGGGGTGGACGGGGTGGTGTTCCTGGGGTACCACGCCGCGGCTGGGCAGCAGGGGGTGCTGGCCCACACGTACCTGGAAAACTCCATCACCGGGGTGTGGCTGGACGGGGAGCTGGCCAGTGAGGGGCGGTTGAACGCCGCGTTGGCCGCCGAGCACGGGGTGCCGGTGTTGATGATCACCGGGGATGACCAGTGCTGCGAGGACGCCGCGCAGTACGTCCCGGAGGCCGAGCTGGTGGCGGTGAAGGAGTGCGTGAGCCGCTACGCCGCGATCTGCCTGCCGCCGAAGGTGTCCTGGGAGCTGATCACCGCGGCCGCCGAGCGCTCGATGGCGCGCGCGGGACGCCGGGACAAGGCACCGGGGCCGCACCGGATCGAGGTGGAGTTCGACGCGGCACACCTGGCCATGGCGGCCGCGGTGATCCCGACCGTGGAGCAGGTGGGGGTGCTCCGGGTCGGGTTCGACGCGCCGGACATGACCGAGGCGATGAAGTGCTTCAAGATCGTGACCGCGATCGCGGGCGGGGCGACCGAGCCCGAGTGGGGCTGA
- a CDS encoding FAD-dependent monooxygenase, translating into MTPRSVLISGASIAGPALAHWLHRHGFTVTVVERAPEPREGGYKIDLRGAAITVCERMGIREAIEAVDTKVEGVSFQTESGRTLGRLDANFMYGRGGQDAELWRADLSRILRGASPAADYVHGDSVTALRETPEGVHVSFERGRDRVFDLVVGADGLHSTTRALAFGPETDYLHHLGRYISIFTTRHHQDLNRWELFCTGVGATASIYRTAPTTAAKGLLMMSGEHRDFGRSTEAQQAFIRERFAGMGWHVPDLLAELPTAPDFYFDAVAQVRMPSWTTGRVALVGDAGYCASPASGQGTSLALVGAYVLAGELARHADHREAFAAYEHRMRPYVRANQELGVELAKGMVAETAWQRRLRAWSLRSLKFTPSGLSNRIAAKAHEQIHTAAHAIDLPEYAVTTRTSG; encoded by the coding sequence ATGACACCCCGCAGCGTCTTGATCTCAGGCGCGAGCATCGCCGGACCCGCCCTGGCCCACTGGCTGCACCGCCACGGCTTCACCGTCACCGTCGTCGAACGCGCCCCGGAGCCCCGGGAAGGCGGCTACAAGATCGACCTGCGCGGCGCCGCGATCACCGTCTGCGAGCGCATGGGCATCCGGGAGGCCATCGAGGCGGTGGACACCAAGGTCGAGGGCGTGAGCTTCCAGACCGAGTCCGGCCGCACCCTGGGCCGTCTGGACGCGAACTTCATGTACGGCCGGGGCGGGCAGGACGCGGAGCTGTGGCGCGCCGACCTGAGCCGGATCCTGCGCGGGGCCAGCCCGGCCGCCGACTACGTCCACGGCGACTCGGTCACCGCGCTGCGGGAGACCCCCGAGGGAGTGCACGTCAGCTTCGAACGCGGCCGGGACCGGGTCTTCGACCTGGTGGTGGGCGCGGACGGCCTGCACTCCACCACCCGGGCCCTGGCCTTCGGCCCGGAGACGGACTACCTGCACCACCTGGGCCGCTACATCTCCATCTTCACCACCCGCCACCACCAGGACCTCAACCGGTGGGAGCTCTTCTGCACGGGTGTGGGCGCCACGGCGAGCATCTACCGCACGGCCCCGACCACCGCGGCCAAGGGCCTGCTGATGATGTCGGGGGAGCACCGGGACTTCGGCAGGAGCACCGAGGCGCAACAGGCCTTCATCAGGGAACGGTTCGCGGGCATGGGCTGGCACGTGCCGGACCTGCTGGCGGAGCTGCCCACGGCGCCGGACTTCTACTTCGACGCGGTGGCCCAGGTCCGCATGCCGTCCTGGACCACGGGGCGGGTGGCCCTGGTCGGTGACGCGGGCTACTGCGCCTCCCCGGCCTCAGGCCAGGGCACGAGCCTGGCCCTGGTCGGCGCGTACGTGCTGGCGGGCGAACTGGCCCGGCACGCGGACCACCGGGAGGCCTTCGCCGCCTACGAACACCGGATGCGCCCGTACGTGCGGGCCAACCAGGAACTCGGGGTGGAGCTGGCCAAGGGCATGGTCGCCGAGACCGCGTGGCAGCGCCGCCTGCGGGCCTGGAGCCTGCGCTCGCTGAAGTTCACCCCATCGGGACTGAGTAACCGCATCGCGGCGAAGGCGCACGAGCAGATCCACACCGCCGCGCATGCCATCGACCTGCCCGAGTACGCGGTGACCACCCGCACGTCCGGGTGA
- a CDS encoding TetR/AcrR family transcriptional regulator — protein MGNREALLAGAKQCLYEKGFARTTARDIAGASGVSLAAIGYHFGSTQELMNQALYAAIEEWGDELETALAAELDPAASPVQRFESYWDRVLASFHTHRRMWVATFEIFPLIDSMPEVRTRLAQAMESARVGLAELLQNIGASSGEARPVGAIHQALLSGVLAQWLIDPDAAPTAQELVAGLRRVGTDIAQG, from the coding sequence ATGGGAAACCGCGAGGCGTTGCTGGCCGGGGCGAAGCAGTGCCTGTACGAGAAGGGCTTCGCCCGGACCACCGCCCGGGACATCGCCGGGGCCTCCGGGGTGAGCCTGGCCGCCATCGGGTACCACTTCGGGTCCACCCAGGAGCTGATGAACCAGGCCCTCTACGCCGCCATCGAGGAGTGGGGCGACGAGCTGGAGACCGCCCTGGCCGCCGAGCTGGATCCCGCCGCCAGTCCCGTGCAGCGGTTCGAGAGCTACTGGGACCGGGTGCTGGCCAGCTTCCACACCCACCGGCGCATGTGGGTGGCCACCTTCGAGATCTTCCCGCTCATCGACTCCATGCCCGAGGTCCGCACCCGCCTGGCCCAGGCCATGGAGTCGGCCCGGGTGGGCCTGGCCGAGCTGTTGCAGAACATCGGTGCCTCCTCCGGGGAGGCCCGGCCGGTCGGGGCCATCCACCAGGCCCTGCTCAGCGGCGTGCTCGCCCAGTGGCTCATCGACCCCGACGCGGCGCCCACCGCACAGGAGCTGGTCGCCGGGCTGCGCCGCGTCGGGACCGACATCGCCCAGGGCTGA
- a CDS encoding nucleotide disphospho-sugar-binding domain-containing protein, which translates to MSDVIFVPMSAHGHVNPLLPVLTEVLGRGARARVLVSAEYAPQVAATGAEVLLAPGGFDPFMPDGLSLAGLSRMARGMRDRGRFNKAAAALLTEEIARARPDSVVWDVLTPWARRAAVAQGVPTIAWSTTYTLTEAAFLDGARERFGRPGRALAKASRLGRLHPSSRYPDPVLVNAVPELQPALDSLDRTRVHLVGPLLRVPDRGADPLPWEEIERRPVVLFSPGTVFARGPEFFRAAAEAFDGSDWLVLLSTGATDPARLGVLPPNVIARRTLPQQAVLAHTDVFVTHGGMNSVQEALAEGVPMVVVPRLGDQRGNASRLTERGLAITLVAKPRAAALRASVERVAADAAMRARCERVRDRLAGEKPAVAAAAAVLGG; encoded by the coding sequence GTGAGCGATGTGATCTTCGTGCCGATGTCCGCGCACGGGCATGTGAACCCGCTGTTGCCGGTGCTGACGGAGGTGCTCGGCCGTGGTGCCCGGGCCCGGGTGCTGGTCTCGGCGGAGTACGCGCCCCAGGTCGCGGCCACCGGCGCGGAGGTGCTGCTCGCCCCGGGCGGGTTCGACCCGTTCATGCCCGACGGCCTCAGCCTGGCCGGGCTCTCCCGCATGGCGCGCGGCATGCGGGACCGGGGCCGGTTCAACAAGGCCGCGGCGGCCCTGCTGACCGAGGAGATCGCCCGCGCCCGCCCGGACTCGGTGGTGTGGGACGTGCTGACGCCGTGGGCCCGCCGCGCCGCCGTCGCCCAGGGCGTGCCGACCATCGCCTGGAGCACCACCTACACGCTCACCGAGGCGGCCTTCCTGGACGGTGCGCGGGAGCGGTTCGGCCGCCCGGGCCGCGCGCTGGCCAAGGCGAGCCGCCTGGGCAGGCTGCACCCCAGCTCGCGCTACCCGGACCCGGTGCTGGTCAACGCGGTGCCCGAGCTCCAGCCCGCCCTCGACAGCCTGGACCGCACCCGGGTGCACCTGGTCGGCCCGCTGCTGCGGGTGCCCGACCGCGGCGCGGACCCGTTGCCGTGGGAGGAGATCGAGCGGCGGCCGGTGGTGTTGTTCTCCCCGGGCACGGTTTTCGCGCGCGGCCCGGAGTTCTTCCGCGCCGCCGCCGAGGCCTTCGACGGCAGCGACTGGCTGGTGCTGCTGTCCACCGGCGCGACCGACCCGGCGCGGCTGGGGGTGTTGCCGCCCAACGTGATCGCGCGCCGCACGCTGCCGCAGCAGGCGGTGCTGGCCCACACCGACGTCTTCGTCACCCACGGCGGCATGAACTCGGTGCAGGAGGCCCTGGCCGAGGGGGTGCCCATGGTCGTGGTGCCGAGGCTGGGCGACCAGCGCGGCAACGCCAGCCGCCTGACCGAGCGCGGGCTGGCGATCACGCTCGTCGCCAAGCCCCGGGCGGCGGCGTTGCGGGCCTCGGTGGAGCGGGTGGCGGCCGATGCCGCGATGCGGGCCCGGTGCGAGCGCGTCCGCGACCGCCTGGCGGGGGAGAAGCCCGCCGTCGCGGCGGCCGCGGCCGTGCTGGGTGGCTAG